The Noviherbaspirillum cavernae region CGCCGGCATGCCCTCGTCCCAGGTGTCGGCATAAGCACGCACCTTGTCCACGCCGCCTGGTCGCGCCGGATGCCGCAGGTTGATACGCGGCAGCGCGTACGCCATGGCGACGATTCTGCCGTGCAGACTGCTGCCGCAATAGGCATGACTGCGGGCGAGCAGCGCGCAGATATCCCACAGATTCAGCGACGCGAATATCCTGCTCGCAGGCGCATGCATGCGCTGCGCGACACGTCGGTAGCAGGCAAGCTCGTCATGCCATGGTGCCGCGCCGGCGCGGAAAAACACGATGCCGTAACCAGTGGCCGCAGCGACCTGATCGAGTTGCGCAGCGATCTCCCGCAGCGTCGCATCATCGCCGTAACCGGCGCTGAACTGGACCGCGATGTATCCCCGAGGAAAAATCGTTCTCATCCGGGCGACCTCGCCCGCATCGGCGCGTTGTCGAATTCTTGCATCGAACAGATCGGCGACCATCACTGCCGGATCGGGCATGAGCCGCGTCGCGATGCCATGCGCCTGCAGCAGCGTCATGCTCTGTTTCTCGCGCACGCCGACGGCATCGGCTGCTCGCAGCCTGGCGAGGATCTCGGCACGCATCATCGCATCGCATTCATCGATCTCGACACCGCCGATGGCGTTGTGAATCATCTGTCCGACGTGCGGAAAGATGTCCCGCGACAACACGTAAGGTGCCAGTGCGTCGAGCCCGATCATGCGGCGCGCCCATGCCAGCCCGTCCTGTCGATTGCCGTCGTATTGCGCGACGATTGATCGCGCGTGGCGCGGCGTCTGCAGCATCACCGCCGCCTGCCACGCATCGCAGCCGAGCAGTTCGCCGCCCGCATGGATGACATTGACTGCGCAATGCTGCCACTGCGTCGCAAGACGAGCAATCGCCTCGACCCGATGCCCGCCCTGGTTGCGCATATCCCGCTCCGCCAGTCCGGCGAACACGATATTTTCATCATTCAGCAACGCAGCGGCAATGTGCGGAAAAAGGAGGTCGCCGAAATTATGGCGATCGAAAGCGCCAAACAGGATGGTGGGACATTCCTGCGCGACGAGCTCCCCCGGCATCGCTTCATGGACCATGTTGTGGCGGCGGGTGTGACCCCGACCTTGCGTGAGCCTCGCTGGATTTACCGAACCATCGTCAATGTGACCCATGTGACGCAAGGCCGATTGCATCACCCTCGCGCTTGAGCAGAGTGCGCTCACGGCGCTGCAACGCACCGGTGTCGGCAACGGCCTTGACAGCGGCGGCGAGAAGCGCCGCATGTTCTTCCCCGGACAAGCCTCCCGGCGCCATGAGCCGCTGCGGCGCTTGCCCGAACAGGACGACATGGAATACATAGGCAGCCAGATACGATCCGAGGATCGATGGATGGCTGTCGTCGCTTTCGTACAGCGGGATGCCGGGATCTGCCTTTCGCGCGAACAACCATGCGGGACCGACCGGTGCCACACTGATGCCGGGCTCCTTGCCGATGCTGTCGTATGCACGGTTCAACTCAGCCTGCGTCTGCGGCGCATGTGCCCTTGCCCATGTCAGGTACAGGATTGTTTTCGCGCCGGCGGCCTTGATCCTTTCATGGAACAGACGGATCGCATGCCGCGTCGCCGTGGGCTCGCGTAGCGGTAACAGGCTGTGCTCCTGCAATACGACGTAATCCCATTTCCCCCGCCCGATCACCGCCTGCGCCTGTCCCTTGTCCCAATGCGACTTCAGGCTCGCGCCGCCGACCGCAATCGTTTCGGCTTGCACCGGCCTTGCCACGCCGCTGACGGAGGCCAGGCGCGCAAGCAGCTGCGGCATGTCGTTGTAATACGTGTAACTGTTGCCGATAAAGAGAATCCGCATTGGCGGCAATTCGGCAGGCGCTGTCTGCGCCACGGTGGACACAAGCAATGCCAATGACAGGAAAAGAAGGCGGACAATCATGTTTTCACCGAAAGGATGGCGCGAGTCGCAAGCAGAGAATCGCCTCGCAACCGGTCAACAAGAAATGCATTCAAGGTAACGCCGAAGCGCGCATGCATGAACCGAGCACATCTCAAAACTGCCCGCTCCGCGCTGCCGTCTTGCACCTGCCGGCGTACCACGCGGCGAACTCCGGTTCCGGCAAGGGCTTCGCGAAGTAGTATCCCTGCGCCATCTGGCAGCCGAGCCGCTTGACTTCGCGTGCCGCTTCGCGCGTTTCAACGCCCTCCGCGATCACCTTCAAACCGAACGCCTGCGCAACCGAAACGGAGGCTTCAATGATCGCCATGTCCTGCACACTGGTCGGGCCATGCGGAATGTCGCGCGCGAAAATCCGGTCCACCTTGATCGCATCGACCGCGAGGTGTTTCAGATACGCCGCCGAGGAATGGCCGGTGCCGAAGTCGTCCAGATAGAAGCGGATGCCCAGCTTGCGCAGACGCAAGATGATGCCAGCGGCGGCCTCGATGTTGTCGATCGCGACCGATTCGAGGATTTCGATCGCAAGCCTCGCCGGATCGAATGCCGGCACTCTCGTCAGCACCTCTTCCACCCGGTCGGCAAGCGTTATCGAATTGAAGTGTTCCGCCGAAATGTTGACGGAAATGACGGGCGAGATGCCCTGCGCAAACCAGATCGCGGATTGGCGAACGGCTTTTTCCAGCACGTACAGGTCGAGCGACAGCAGATGCTCGATCGAGTGGATGCGCGGCAGAAAATCGTCGGGCGGAACAAGCCGTCCGCCCGTGCCGCGCCAGCGCAGCAAGGCCTCGACCCCGACCGGCAAACCGGTATCGAGATCGATCTTCGGCTGGTAGTGCAGATCGATGCAGGCCGGGTTCCATGCCGGTTCGGCGACGGCTGCTTTTGAATGGCTCGTCAGCACCTCGTTCAGCTTCGCGAGCAGTCCCGACAACACGCTGATTTCAGGGTCGATGCGCACACGGTTCGCCATCGCGAATCCTTTTCCGCCATGTTTCATGTTCGACTCCAAACGGCAATCGATCCAGCGATCACCAGACAACGCGGCTTGCTTGAAAACCCTGCGCGTCGATGTTCTTGTCCCGGGAACACATTTCACTCAGAGTGAGAGTGGTTCGCGAACGCCGAATACTGTAAATATGTACAGTATAGTGTGCGCAAGCGAATGAACAAGGCAAACTCAAGGCGTGTGCAATTCACGCCACACATCCATCGTCTGCCACTGCTGCGGCAGACGGATATCCACGCCCTCCTTCATGCCGCGTTCGTGCAGAAAGCGCATCGACACGTCGAACTTGTCCAGCGGCGGCGGCATCGGCTTCATCGGTTCGTCGGACGATAGCCAGAAATCTTCCCAATGGATAGGAATGACGCGTTTTGCCTGCACCGTCGCGACCGTTTCCCGCCAGTACGCCTCGCGGTAATCGTCAGAACGCGTACCGAGCGAGCCGATGCCGAGCATGACGACGGCGGCGCGCACATCCTTGAGTGCGCCCGGTTCAAAGCCGGCGCTGCCGTTGATCAACAGCGACTTTTTTTCGTGCTGCACCAGCACGGCGTAACTCTGGCCTTCCTTGTAGTCAGCGGCGCGTATCGGCGGCTTCAGCGGCGCTTCGATCCGGCCGCCGGTAAAGCCGGTGGGCGCGTGCTGCGATGGAAACAATGTCACGGTGAAACGGCCGAAGCGCATCGGTTCGCGCATGTTTGCGATGCGGATCTGCGACTCCGGCAAACCCCAGCCACGTCCGACATTGGCCGTCGATTCCGATCCGACCAGCAAGGCATTGGTGCGCCGCGCGACTTCCGGCGCATCCATCGCATGGTCGTAATGCGAATGCACGGGAATGACCGCCGCCAGCCTGCTCTTCATCTCCGTGATGCCGCTGCGCTGCAAGCCGCGCGCAATGGCATCGTCCTCCGGCGCGACCTGCCCCAGAAAGGTTTGCAGCTTGCCCGGCCGGGAAAAGAAACCGTCGGTCAGAATGGCGGTTTCGCCATCGTCGAGCAGCACGGTCGATACGCCCAGAAAGACGACCTTCAGCTCGGGCGAGACCGCCGGACCGCCCTGCCAGCGCAGCGCATCGTAGGGCTGCAGAGACGGATGGCGATGCAACAGATAGGCGAGGCCAGCGGCGGCGATGATGCACAGGGCAAGCAGCAGGACAAGCAAGCGTTTGAGGATGCGCATCGAATTCCTATTCGATGGTAGTTGCGGGAAGTTCATGCCGCGCCGGGTCTTCGCTCGTCGCGCCCGCCAAACGCTCGGCGACGAGCTGCTGCAAGCGCCACAAATAGCGATCATGAATGCCGCGTTCTTCCAGATGGGAAACCGTGTTGTACAGATACTCCGCACACGATCCCCAATGGCCACAAGCTTGCGCGAGGATATCGACCTTCGCCTCCAGCGTCATGCGGCCGACATAGGCAGGCGATTGGCGGTTCATCACGAAGGCGATCGCGGGCAGCGTGCCCTGCGCGGTGGCAACCTTGATCCAGCGCGGCATGCTGTTGACCGGCTTGACCGTGAACTCGCGCCGGAACAGTTTCCCGAGCTGCTCGCGCAAGGTGGCGGCGGGCAGCCGATAGAGCACGCCCGTGCACTGGCCGCCGCGATCGAGCGCCATCATCAGCCCCGGCCGCTCGAGCGTGCCGCGATGGCGAAACACCTTGAAGCAGAACGAACGATGCCAGCCATGCGCGGTCGCGCGCCGCTCCTCCACAAATTCGATTTCCGGCCTCCAGATCAGCGAACCGTAGGCAAACATCCATGCGTCCTCGCCGGCGGCATGCGACGCGAGAATGGCTTCCGCGATAGCGTCGTAATCGGCGTCGGTATGATGCGCCCCCGGCTCGGGACCGGCATCCTCCACCATGGAGCGCGTCTGCGCGACCAGTCCCGCCGTCAGTGCCATGCGCCGCGTCGTCATTTCTCGTTCTTCCTGTTCCAGACAAGTTCTTCCGATATTAACTTGGCGTTCAGACCCGACACCAACAATTTCATCTCGCAGTACCCCGCCGCCCCGGAATCCACCGCACAAACGCACGCAGATTGATCCACTGCAAATCCCCTTGCAATGAAAAATACTCTACTCGGTAATCGGCGCGATCCCGAAACAGCCCTTCCGGAAAATTCCAACAACGTCGAACATCAAGGAGACAACATGAACCTGCCGTCCCGGATTCTGCCTCGCATCCTGCACCTCTCCGTGGCCCTCGCCTGCGTCGCGCTGTCCGGCGGTGCGACCGCACAAGACAATCTCAAAAAGCTGGAAAACTTCCAGGTCACCGGCACTTCGCTGACGCTCGAAACCGTGCCGCAGACAGGTGCCCGGGCAGAGGCGCTGAAGGCGAACCTGAAGAATATCAAGTTGCCGCCCGGCTTCAAGATCGACCTGTACGCGATCGTGCCGGATGCGCGCCACATGGCCATCGGCCCCTCCACCGGCATCGTTTTCGTCGGCACGCGCAAGACGAAGGTATGGGCCGTCACCGACCGCACCAAGACGCGCGTGGCCGACGAAGTGAAAGTGTTCTCGCCTTCGCTCAATTTCAAGGTGCCAAACGGCGTCTGCTTCTCGCCCGACGGCATCCTGTACGTGGCGGAACACAACCGCGTGATGCAGTTCCCGGCCGCCGAGTTTTTCTATGAAGGCCCGGACGTCGCCGCCGGCGCGGTCGTGCCGCAGGGACAGCTGATCCCGGTCGAGGAAGAAAGCTTCAACCACGGCGCGCGCACCTGCCGCATCGGCCCCGATAACAAGATCTACATCACGCTCGGCAATCCCTTCAACGTGCCGCCGCGGGAAAAGCTCGCCGTCTACGATCGGGTCGGCATGATGGGCATCGTCCGCATGGACCGCGACGGCAAGAACCGCGAAGTGTTCGCCCGAGGTGTGCGCAATTCGGTCGGAATGGACTTCAACCCGAAGGACAAGACGCTCTGGTTCACCGACAACCAGGTCGACGGCATGGGCGACAACATCCCGCCGGGCGAAGTCAACCGCGCGCAGAAGGCCGGGCTCCACTTCGGTTTCCCGTGGTACGGCGGCGGCAAGGTCCGCACCGAAGAATACAAGGCCGACAAGGTGCCTGCCGACGTCGTGTTCCCGCAAGCCGAAATGGCCGCGCACGCGGCGGACCTCGGCATGACCTTCTACAACGGCAAGGTCTTCCCGCAAAAATACCAGGGCGGCGCATTCGTGGCCCAACACGGATCATGGAATCGCTCCACTCCGGTCGGCGCGCGCATCATGTTCGTCCCGGTCAAGGCGGACGGCACCGCCGACAAGGCGGAAGTGTTTGCCGAGGGCTGGCTGACGCCGACGCACGAATACCTCGGCAGACCGGTTGATGTCGCCAACCTCCCCGACGGCTCCCTGCTCGTGTCGGACGACTATGCCGGCGCGATCTACCGGATTTCGTATGCGGCGCAATAAGACGGCACGCGGCCAGCGCGGACTGGCCGCACTGTTCCTGCTGACTGCGCTGTCGCTCTCGGTCGAGGCGAATGCGCAAGCCGGCAGGGAAAAGGCCGCCCAATGCTTCACCTGCCACGGCGCGGACGGCATTGCAAAAACGCCCGACGCACCCAATCTCGCGGGACAGAACGAGGCCTACCTCGTCAAGGCGATCAACGACTACAAGAGCGGCGCGCGCAAGCACGAGATCATGGCGATGATGACGCGCAATTTGTCAGCAGCGGAGATCGGGCAGCTTGCGGCGTATTACAGCCGGATCGAGATTGTGGTGAAGGTGCCGTGAACTTCTCTCGGCGCGCTAATTGCCCGCCTTCGCTGCACCGGCACGCCCACCCTGCGCCCCCACCAGCACCGGCGCGTCGCGATACGCTTCCGGGAACATGCGTTTCAGATTGGCGATTTTCGGCCGGTCGTACATCGCGATATAGGGCATGGCCGGATGCAGGGTTGCGTAATCCTGATGGTAGGCTTCTGCCGGATAAAACACGTTCAAGGGATTCAGTTGCGTCACGATGCGGTCGCTGAATACCTTTTCTGCGTTCAGTTGTGCGATGTATTTCTCGGCGACCTGCTTCTGCGCGTCATCCTTGTAGAAAATCGCAGACCGGTAGTGCGTACCGACATCGGGATACTGGCGATTGAGCTGAGTCGGATCGTGCGCAACGGAAAAGTAAATCTGCAACAACTTGCCATACGAAATCTGTTTCGGATCGAAAGTGATTTGCACCGATTCCGCATGGCCAGTGTTGCCCTTCGTTACGCGTTCGTACCTCGCCGTCTCCTTCTGTCCTCCCGCATATCCCGACACCGCGTTCAATACGCCCCTGGTGTGTTGAAACACCGCCTGCACGCCCCAGAAACATCCACCGGCAAAGACTGCGGTTTCCTGCACCTCTTGCTTGCCTGCCGTCATATCGGCTTGCGGGGGAGGGATTTTGACGGCGCTTTCCGCATTGGCAGCCTGCATGAAGTGGAAGCCGGCAATGGCGAGCAGTGCGATCGCAATCATGCCGAGTGTCCGACTTGTCAGCAGATGCGCCTGCTTCAAATAATCACGGTTCCTTGTTCCCATGGTACGACCTCGCAATGGCTGTTCAATGAGATGGAGGCAGACCCGGATGTTTGACGTCGTCAAACTTCAGCGGCCCGGACTCTCCTGGCCACACCTGCCATCAATGTCAATATAGGTCGTCAGGCGCAAAGAATCCTTACATTCCAACTGCCGGGGGAACACCGCTTGCCTGCGGCATGAATTGATTGCAGTGATCGACGCATTCAAAAGTTCATTGCTCCGCACCAATGGAACAAGAATCAGGTCAACGCGTTTCTGCCACCGAATGGAAACCCGCATTGCCTTCCTTCATTGCCTGCTGTCATCGCAGCACTACCGCATCGCCTGCGACTTGATGGACTCGATCAACTGCCTCGCATACAGGGGAAGTGCATCAAACCGCCGCACGCAGACCACCAGCTGCCGTTGCGCCCATGCATCGGTCAGACGGAAACGCCGCAGCGCCATCGAACGCTGGCAGCGCACGGCTGCCGTTTCCGGGATCACGCCGATCCCCGTGCCGCTCTCCACCATTCTGCAGACCGCGTCGAAGCTGCGCAGCCGCACACGATAGTTCAGCCGTTTGCCGGCGCGCGCGGCGTGCGCGGCAAGATGTCTCTGCAATGCGCTGTCGCCGGCCAGGCCGACGAAGTCGCAATCGAGCGTTTGCATGAAATCGACGTTGCGCCGTTTCTCGCGCCGCAGCTTCGCCACCAGGGGATGGTCGCGCGCGGTGACGACCACCAGGCGGTCGGGGCGCAAGGGGTATGTTTCCAGACCGCTCGTGTCGACCGAGTCGGCAACGATTCCCGCATCCGCTTCTTCCTGCAGGATCGCTTGCACGATGTCGTCGCTGAGGCGTTCTTCCAGGTCGATGTTCACGTTCGGATGGGTCGTCATGAAAGCGCGCAGCGCATCGGGCAGAAACTCGGATAGCGCGGCGGTATTGCACAGCAACCGCACGTGCCCTTTCAGGCCGCGCGCATATTCGCCAAGTTCGCCGCGCATCCGCTCCATCTGCTGCAGCACCGCACGCGCATGATGGACAAGCGTGCGGCCGGCGGCGGTCGGTTCGACGCCACGCCGGCCACGCTCCAGCAAGGGCACGCCCAGGGCATCCTCCATCCCGCGTATGCGGGCGCTGGCCGAGGCAAGCGCCATGTGGGAGCGCTCCGCGCCCGCCGTGATGCTGCCCGCCTCGATCACGTGCAGGAACAGGCGCATGTCGGTCAGATCGAAACGCATGTTGCCTCCATTTTTCTTGCGATTCTTCAGCCTTCGGATGAGCCGAAGGCTGACCAAGTGTAATCCACATTTTCATTTTCCGGCCGTGGCGGCACACTCGCGGCATGGAGAACATGTTCAACATTTCGGGAACAGGCACGATGGCGGGATTCATGGTGGTAATGGCCACCTTCCTGCTGGCCGGCCTCGTGAAAGGCGTGATCGGATTGGGCCTGCCCACGGTTGCCGTCGCGCTGTTGGGGCTGGTGATGACACCGATGGAAGCGGCGGCGCTGCTGGTCGTTCCATCGCTCGTCACCAATGTGTGGCAACTGGCCGCCGGCACCAATCTCAAGCGCCTGATGCACCGCTTGTGGCCGATGATGGCTGGCATCTGCATCGGCACCATGCTTGGCGCAGCGCTCTGGAGCGGAAGCGACGCGCGCCATGCGACGGCGGCGCTCGGCGTGGCGTTGATCCTGTATGCCTTGTCGGGATTGCTGTCGATCCGGCTCTCTTTCCCTGCCGGATCGGAGCCGTGGCTATCACCCACCGTCGGTGCTGCAACGGGCGCAGTGACTGCGGCGACCGGCGTGTTCGTGATGCCGGCAGTGCCCTATCTGCAGGCATTGGGATTCTCGAGGGAAGATTTGATACAGGCGATGGGCCTTGCATTCACCACGTCCACCGTGGCGCTCGCGGCCGGTTTTGCATACCAGGGTTCCTTGCATTCTGGCACTGCCGGCGGATCGCTGCTTGCCCTTTTGCCGGCGCTGGCGGGGATGCATATCGGACAATGGGTTCGCACTGTCGTGCGACCCGAGACATTCCGCAAATGCTTTTTCGCCGGGCTGCTTGCAATCGGCATGCATCTCGCGTTGAAGGGATTGTTCTGATGGACAACGGAAATTCCGAAGTCTCAGGTGTTCAAGCTGACGGCGGCATGCTCACGATATGTGAAGTGCCATGCCTGCCCGGACCGTCCGGACAGGAAAGCCGCCTCCTTGCACATATCGGTGGCGTGCCGGCAGGCGCGATCGATTTCTCCATTTCGGGAGAAGCGATTCAACTCCATGCGGTGTACGTGAAACCGCAGTTTCGCGGACAGGGTATTGGCAAGGCGCTGGTGCAGTCCGTGCAGCGCCGTCATCCGTCTTGCACGATGCATCCGCATGCAAGCAAACCGAAGACCCCATGCGTTTCCGGGGAGCGATAACCCTCGCGCATATCAAGCAAGCCATCTGAAACGTCACCAAGCATGGGCGCGTCTATCGTGTTGCGATCGATAGCAACAGATACGGCGCAGAACATGCCACTGGACATGCGTCCGGCAGCGATATGCAGAGATTGAATCATCGCAGGCCTGTCAACGCGGCCGGATGTATTTCGATGCGACTGCGCACCTACGAAGGCGAACATGGAGGGGAGCCCGTTCGTGGATTTTTGCAAGGTCGAGAACTGTCCTGGGCGCGGCTTGTCTCAGGGAGGGATGGCTTGACCCGGATGCACCAGGGTTGCCGTCGAGATATGAAAACCCCATCAATGAAGAACAAGGCAAGGGGCGATTCGTTGATCAATTTCGTTTTCGGCATTGGCGTGCGCTTTAACAAGCTGTTCAGGCGTCAGCTCCCGGCTTGTGCTTCCCTGCATCTCCTCAGCGCCGATGCGCAACTCGGGTTCCTGGCACGAAGTATCTGCCTCACGTTCCTGCTGGCCGTGCCGCTTCCTTCCCGCGCGCACGAACCGGCATCTGCGCCTCCGCCGCTCAACAGCTTCGAGTTGCCGCAGCCAAAAGGCTTGCAGCAATTCGCGCTGACGGACCATCGCGGCGTCCGTTTCGACAAGGCCGGTTTTGAAGGCCGCTGGACCTTCGTTCTGTTCGGCTACACACATTGCACCGATGTCTGCCCGGCCACGCTGTTCGAGTTGCGTGAGACGCGTCGCACTCTTGCGTCCGCACGCAGCGATATCGCCACCGCCACCATCTTCGTTTCGGTCGATCCGCAGCGCGACACGCGCGAGCGGCTGGCCGCATACGTAACGCATTTCGGCGAAGGCTTGCGCGGCGTGCATGGCGCGCCGGCTTCCGTGAAGGCGTTTGCCGAACAGTTCCGCGTGCGCTATGCGACGGCGGCGTCGAACAGACGCGCAGCGCAGTATGTCGTGGACCACACGGCCAGCGTCGCGCTGGTCGGACCTGACGCACGCTTGCATGCGGTGTTCATGCTGCCGCTGCGGCCGGAGCAGGTCGCAGCGGATGTGGCGCGCATGGATGCGCGCATGCAAACGGCTCGACACGATATTCCCACCCCGAAAGACGCAAAATGAAACGCATCCTCGCTCTCGCTTCGGCCGGCGCGTTCGCGTTGGCCGGTTGCGGTGAAGGCGGCAACGGCGGCAGCGCCGTCACTGCCGCCCGTACCGAAAACCCGGTCGTCGAAACCTTCCGCAACCCGCCCGAACTGCGCAGCCAGAACGGCGAACTGCGCACAACGCTGACAGTTGCTCCGGCCACCGTGCAGCTTGCCGGGAAATCGGTGACGACCACGGTCTACAACGGCAGCTGGATTCCGCCTGTGCTGCGGCTGCGTCCGGGTGAGCAGTTGCTGCTCGACCTCGACAACCGCGCCGCCGAACCGACCAACGAACACTTCCATGGACTCAACGTGTCGCCCGGCATCAATGCCGACGCCACCGTGTCGGACAACGTATTCGTGCATGTCGAACCGGGC contains the following coding sequences:
- a CDS encoding EAL domain-containing protein, with the protein product MKHGGKGFAMANRVRIDPEISVLSGLLAKLNEVLTSHSKAAVAEPAWNPACIDLHYQPKIDLDTGLPVGVEALLRWRGTGGRLVPPDDFLPRIHSIEHLLSLDLYVLEKAVRQSAIWFAQGISPVISVNISAEHFNSITLADRVEEVLTRVPAFDPARLAIEILESVAIDNIEAAAGIILRLRKLGIRFYLDDFGTGHSSAAYLKHLAVDAIKVDRIFARDIPHGPTSVQDMAIIEASVSVAQAFGLKVIAEGVETREAAREVKRLGCQMAQGYYFAKPLPEPEFAAWYAGRCKTAARSGQF
- the msrA gene encoding peptide-methionine (S)-S-oxide reductase MsrA; this translates as MIAIALLAIAGFHFMQAANAESAVKIPPPQADMTAGKQEVQETAVFAGGCFWGVQAVFQHTRGVLNAVSGYAGGQKETARYERVTKGNTGHAESVQITFDPKQISYGKLLQIYFSVAHDPTQLNRQYPDVGTHYRSAIFYKDDAQKQVAEKYIAQLNAEKVFSDRIVTQLNPLNVFYPAEAYHQDYATLHPAMPYIAMYDRPKIANLKRMFPEAYRDAPVLVGAQGGRAGAAKAGN
- a CDS encoding SCO family protein: MKTPSMKNKARGDSLINFVFGIGVRFNKLFRRQLPACASLHLLSADAQLGFLARSICLTFLLAVPLPSRAHEPASAPPPLNSFELPQPKGLQQFALTDHRGVRFDKAGFEGRWTFVLFGYTHCTDVCPATLFELRETRRTLASARSDIATATIFVSVDPQRDTRERLAAYVTHFGEGLRGVHGAPASVKAFAEQFRVRYATAASNRRAAQYVVDHTASVALVGPDARLHAVFMLPLRPEQVAADVARMDARMQTARHDIPTPKDAK
- a CDS encoding c-type cytochrome, giving the protein MRRNKTARGQRGLAALFLLTALSLSVEANAQAGREKAAQCFTCHGADGIAKTPDAPNLAGQNEAYLVKAINDYKSGARKHEIMAMMTRNLSAAEIGQLAAYYSRIEIVVKVP
- a CDS encoding MBL fold metallo-hydrolase produces the protein MRILKRLLVLLLALCIIAAAGLAYLLHRHPSLQPYDALRWQGGPAVSPELKVVFLGVSTVLLDDGETAILTDGFFSRPGKLQTFLGQVAPEDDAIARGLQRSGITEMKSRLAAVIPVHSHYDHAMDAPEVARRTNALLVGSESTANVGRGWGLPESQIRIANMREPMRFGRFTVTLFPSQHAPTGFTGGRIEAPLKPPIRAADYKEGQSYAVLVQHEKKSLLINGSAGFEPGALKDVRAAVVMLGIGSLGTRSDDYREAYWRETVATVQAKRVIPIHWEDFWLSSDEPMKPMPPPLDKFDVSMRFLHERGMKEGVDIRLPQQWQTMDVWRELHTP
- a CDS encoding polysaccharide pyruvyl transferase family protein yields the protein MVHEAMPGELVAQECPTILFGAFDRHNFGDLLFPHIAAALLNDENIVFAGLAERDMRNQGGHRVEAIARLATQWQHCAVNVIHAGGELLGCDAWQAAVMLQTPRHARSIVAQYDGNRQDGLAWARRMIGLDALAPYVLSRDIFPHVGQMIHNAIGGVEIDECDAMMRAEILARLRAADAVGVREKQSMTLLQAHGIATRLMPDPAVMVADLFDARIRQRADAGEVARMRTIFPRGYIAVQFSAGYGDDATLREIAAQLDQVAAATGYGIVFFRAGAAPWHDELACYRRVAQRMHAPASRIFASLNLWDICALLARSHAYCGSSLHGRIVAMAYALPRINLRHPARPGGVDKVRAYADTWDEGMPATAEVHAIAAGILHALSADAEPLRRKAAALAAQYRQAFDALCAGLRP
- a CDS encoding PQQ-dependent sugar dehydrogenase, which produces MNLPSRILPRILHLSVALACVALSGGATAQDNLKKLENFQVTGTSLTLETVPQTGARAEALKANLKNIKLPPGFKIDLYAIVPDARHMAIGPSTGIVFVGTRKTKVWAVTDRTKTRVADEVKVFSPSLNFKVPNGVCFSPDGILYVAEHNRVMQFPAAEFFYEGPDVAAGAVVPQGQLIPVEEESFNHGARTCRIGPDNKIYITLGNPFNVPPREKLAVYDRVGMMGIVRMDRDGKNREVFARGVRNSVGMDFNPKDKTLWFTDNQVDGMGDNIPPGEVNRAQKAGLHFGFPWYGGGKVRTEEYKADKVPADVVFPQAEMAAHAADLGMTFYNGKVFPQKYQGGAFVAQHGSWNRSTPVGARIMFVPVKADGTADKAEVFAEGWLTPTHEYLGRPVDVANLPDGSLLVSDDYAGAIYRISYAAQ
- a CDS encoding gamma-glutamylcyclotransferase is translated as MTTRRMALTAGLVAQTRSMVEDAGPEPGAHHTDADYDAIAEAILASHAAGEDAWMFAYGSLIWRPEIEFVEERRATAHGWHRSFCFKVFRHRGTLERPGLMMALDRGGQCTGVLYRLPAATLREQLGKLFRREFTVKPVNSMPRWIKVATAQGTLPAIAFVMNRQSPAYVGRMTLEAKVDILAQACGHWGSCAEYLYNTVSHLEERGIHDRYLWRLQQLVAERLAGATSEDPARHELPATTIE
- a CDS encoding GNAT family N-acetyltransferase — its product is MLTICEVPCLPGPSGQESRLLAHIGGVPAGAIDFSISGEAIQLHAVYVKPQFRGQGIGKALVQSVQRRHPSCTMHPHASKPKTPCVSGER
- a CDS encoding SGNH/GDSL hydrolase family protein, encoding MIVRLLFLSLALLVSTVAQTAPAELPPMRILFIGNSYTYYNDMPQLLARLASVSGVARPVQAETIAVGGASLKSHWDKGQAQAVIGRGKWDYVVLQEHSLLPLREPTATRHAIRLFHERIKAAGAKTILYLTWARAHAPQTQAELNRAYDSIGKEPGISVAPVGPAWLFARKADPGIPLYESDDSHPSILGSYLAAYVFHVVLFGQAPQRLMAPGGLSGEEHAALLAAAVKAVADTGALQRRERTLLKREGDAIGLASHGSH
- a CDS encoding LysR substrate-binding domain-containing protein, with the protein product MRFDLTDMRLFLHVIEAGSITAGAERSHMALASASARIRGMEDALGVPLLERGRRGVEPTAAGRTLVHHARAVLQQMERMRGELGEYARGLKGHVRLLCNTAALSEFLPDALRAFMTTHPNVNIDLEERLSDDIVQAILQEEADAGIVADSVDTSGLETYPLRPDRLVVVTARDHPLVAKLRREKRRNVDFMQTLDCDFVGLAGDSALQRHLAAHAARAGKRLNYRVRLRSFDAVCRMVESGTGIGVIPETAAVRCQRSMALRRFRLTDAWAQRQLVVCVRRFDALPLYARQLIESIKSQAMR
- a CDS encoding sulfite exporter TauE/SafE family protein; its protein translation is MFNISGTGTMAGFMVVMATFLLAGLVKGVIGLGLPTVAVALLGLVMTPMEAAALLVVPSLVTNVWQLAAGTNLKRLMHRLWPMMAGICIGTMLGAALWSGSDARHATAALGVALILYALSGLLSIRLSFPAGSEPWLSPTVGAATGAVTAATGVFVMPAVPYLQALGFSREDLIQAMGLAFTTSTVALAAGFAYQGSLHSGTAGGSLLALLPALAGMHIGQWVRTVVRPETFRKCFFAGLLAIGMHLALKGLF